TACAACGCGGTGCTTGCCTTCGCACTCGCGAGCGTGATCCTCGGAATGATTCCATTCCTGATCGTCCCCGCCTTGCGGCGGTAAGTATCCCGGAAGTAACCTGAGCGCGTTCGCGTCACCGGGGAATTACGGATGGGCACGACGCCAGCTCGTGCAAAAAAGCGCGGGCCGCGCGCCTCTGTTGGCCGGTCGTGCGTTATTTTGTCCTACATGACGAAAATGTCAGAATGGAAATGACGCTGGGTGGCTTGCGAGATGGAATTGAATACGGTCCAAGTCGCCCATTGGATGGAGGGCACAAACCAATGGACTTTCCCTATCTCACTCGCTTCCAACCGGTTCTCTTGAGCCTGTTTCGCTTCATCACCGGCCTGCTGCTGTTTCAGTACGGCGTTGCCAAGATCTTCAAGTTTCCGGTGCTTCCATACTTCGCCAACATCCCGCCGCTGATCTACGCGGCCGGCGTGCTCGAACTCGTGCTCGGTGCGCTCCTGATGCTCGGCCTGTTCACCCGCCTCACCGCTTTCATCCTCGCCGGTGAAATGGCCTTCGCCTACTTCATGGGCCACATGTTCAAGGGCGAAACGCCGGTGTTCCTGCCGCTGCTCAATCGCGGTACCGAGGCGATCCTGTTCTGCTTTGCTTGTCTCTATCTGTCGGCTGCCGGCGGCGGCTCGGTCAGTGCGGATGCAGCGATGGGCAAGAAATAGCGGCGCGGACGCACTGCGCTGGCGCGCCCTCAAGTGACCCCGCAAGCAGGACGGCACCGGCGGATCCGCCGGTGCCATCTCAACGCGCGCCCAGCACGTTCCAGATCAGGACGAGGGCCGCAACCAGCAGCACGGACATGATGATGCGGTGAACGAATCGGTTCATCGCTGCTCCGGCCGCGCTTGATCATCACCAAATTCCGACATCATTTTTCCCCGCGACCTGACGCGCCACGTGCGGCGAGGCACGTTCGGCCTGCATGTTTGTGCACGCGGCTGCAGACGCTGCGCGCAGGAGCACGCCGCACGCGTCCATTCATGATTGGTAAGAACTTCATGCTACCGACACGAGCAATAACAACCATTCCGTAGGGGCTGTGATGAAGTTGCTGAGCCATCTGAAGATCCGCACCAAGCTTGCCAGCATGGTCTGCCTCGCGGCCCTCACGGTCACGGCCATCATCGGCGTATCCGCCCTGCTCAGCAAGAGCCGCATGATGGAGGATCGAGTCCAGCAGATGCGGACGGCGGTGGAGTTGCTCTACAACTACGCGCAAGCGCTCCAGGACGAGGTGACCGCCGGCAAGTTGACGCAGGCCGAGGCCAAGTCCCTGTTCCACCAGCGCGGCCGCCGCATGAACTTCAATGGCAACCAGGGCTACCCGGTGGTCTACAACCAGGACTCCTCCCTGGTCGTGAACGGCGCCAATCAGCAGCTCGAAGGCAAGATCACGGGCGCGAAGGACTCCAACGGTGTGCTGATCGCCGACGCCATCATCAAGGCGGGTGATCAGACCGCACAGGGCGGCGTAACCTCCTATCTCTACCCCCGCCCCGGCCAGACCGAACCTGTCCGCAAGACGGTGTTCGCGCGCAAATTCGCGCCCTGGAACGTGACGATGAGCTACGGCCTCTATGTCGACGACATCGACGCGGACGTGCGCGCGCTGACGCTGGAGCTCGGCGCGATCGGCATCGGCCTGATGCTGCTGATGGCGGCGCTGTCCTGGCTGATCGCCCGCGACGTGCTCGGCGCGCTCGAACGCCAGAAGAACCGCATGCAGGAGATCTCCGAAGGCGCGATCGACAAGCCGGTCGAGGAAACCGGCCGCGGCGACGAGATCGGACGCATGGCCGAGACCCTCGAAGTGCTGCGTCAGACGGCTTTGACGGCGCGCGCGCTGGAGGCCGAGCAGGTCGCCACCAAGACCCGCACCGAGCAGGAGAAGCGCGACGCCCTGATCGCGCTCGCCGACCGTTTCGATGCCTCCGTCGGCCAGCTCGTCGGCCTGATGGCCTCCGGCTCCGGCCAGCTCGAGACCACCGCCAAGTCGATGTCCTCGACCGCTGAAGGCACCAA
The nucleotide sequence above comes from Bradyrhizobium sp. NDS-1. Encoded proteins:
- a CDS encoding methyl-accepting chemotaxis protein gives rise to the protein MKLLSHLKIRTKLASMVCLAALTVTAIIGVSALLSKSRMMEDRVQQMRTAVELLYNYAQALQDEVTAGKLTQAEAKSLFHQRGRRMNFNGNQGYPVVYNQDSSLVVNGANQQLEGKITGAKDSNGVLIADAIIKAGDQTAQGGVTSYLYPRPGQTEPVRKTVFARKFAPWNVTMSYGLYVDDIDADVRALTLELGAIGIGLMLLMAALSWLIARDVLGALERQKNRMQEISEGAIDKPVEETGRGDEIGRMAETLEVLRQTALTARALEAEQVATKTRTEQEKRDALIALADRFDASVGQLVGLMASGSGQLETTAKSMSSTAEGTNRRAAVVGSAATEASQRVQTVAAAAEELSSSITEISRQVAQSAEVTGRAVDSARRTDTIVRALSDGAQQIEHVAELISNIAAQTNLLALNATIEAARAGEAGRGFAVVASEVKSLASQTAEATREIGDKIAQIQGATREAVDAIGGITATIEEVSRIATSIGAAIEEQGAATAEIARSVSQTAEATQEVTTNIGGVSTAANETGNAAGMVLAAASNLSKQAEQLSGEVGTFLAGVRAA
- a CDS encoding DoxX family protein, with protein sequence MDFPYLTRFQPVLLSLFRFITGLLLFQYGVAKIFKFPVLPYFANIPPLIYAAGVLELVLGALLMLGLFTRLTAFILAGEMAFAYFMGHMFKGETPVFLPLLNRGTEAILFCFACLYLSAAGGGSVSADAAMGKK